The Halomicronema hongdechloris C2206 genome includes a window with the following:
- a CDS encoding WD40 repeat domain-containing protein, with protein sequence MLPGDLAISPDGQLHVQGTETGQLIWLDASGIPTDRTIDAHEGPVTGLVFSPDGQVLISSGADGRLRRWNRQGAPLGSPITAAARASHCLGHESGRSHCH encoded by the coding sequence GTGTTGCCGGGGGATCTGGCCATTAGCCCCGATGGGCAACTACACGTGCAGGGCACCGAAACGGGACAGCTAATCTGGCTGGATGCCTCCGGCATTCCCACCGATAGGACGATCGATGCCCATGAGGGACCAGTCACCGGCTTGGTCTTTAGTCCCGATGGCCAGGTCCTGATCTCCAGCGGCGCCGATGGTCGCCTGCGGCGCTGGAATCGTCAAGGGGCCCCCCTGGGGTCTCCCATTACTGCTGCTGCCCGGGCCAGTCACTGCCTTGGCCATGAGTCCGGCCGGTCCCACTGTCATTAG
- a CDS encoding tetratricopeptide repeat protein, producing MARQDRTLQLWKWDGSAAAPGQGDLPVPIHALEFSPDGQRLLSLLANGTTQARDAQGNPISQPPRLLAQSFSTVTPPDPPSPAVPLPAFLQTLPPWALGAIAAAIVLVLFLLGWLTRRRSTAQKPAPAEPTEATASPVPATEGQADQASSHPAVYGNDADISFGSRLGDAERDMEYALAMAKEGQFDEALNHVQRAIEVADLERIKALAAGVGTAGVVALLAQGLARRGGVLGLLGRSDDAVDNFDRALDLNPDSIDAWVGKGQLLLEQQHPEAALDCFEAALERDPDLPMALAGKGQALQQLGRSQEAQPLLDQAAANGVEHVNLLQALDPGSVGQRAALGVGAGAAALTALKTALF from the coding sequence GTGGCGCGCCAGGATCGCACCCTACAGCTGTGGAAGTGGGATGGCAGCGCCGCAGCCCCAGGTCAGGGCGATCTACCTGTGCCCATCCATGCCCTCGAGTTCAGCCCCGATGGACAGCGGTTACTCAGTCTTCTGGCCAACGGTACGACTCAAGCGCGTGATGCCCAGGGCAACCCCATCAGCCAGCCCCCCAGACTCCTAGCCCAGTCTTTCTCGACAGTCACTCCCCCAGATCCCCCGTCGCCGGCCGTCCCCCTCCCCGCCTTTCTACAAACCCTACCTCCCTGGGCTCTGGGAGCCATCGCAGCCGCCATCGTACTGGTCCTGTTCCTGCTGGGCTGGTTGACCCGACGCCGCTCTACCGCCCAGAAACCTGCTCCGGCAGAACCGACAGAGGCAACGGCGTCGCCAGTACCAGCGACTGAGGGACAAGCTGACCAGGCTAGCTCCCACCCTGCAGTCTATGGCAATGATGCCGACATCTCCTTTGGCAGCCGCCTAGGAGATGCCGAACGGGACATGGAATATGCTCTGGCCATGGCTAAAGAGGGGCAATTCGACGAGGCCTTAAATCATGTGCAGCGCGCCATTGAAGTAGCGGATTTAGAACGGATTAAGGCCCTCGCCGCTGGCGTCGGTACCGCCGGGGTAGTGGCTCTACTGGCACAAGGATTAGCCCGTCGAGGGGGGGTGCTAGGGCTACTGGGACGCTCTGACGACGCCGTAGACAACTTTGATCGAGCTCTGGATCTCAATCCCGACAGCATAGACGCCTGGGTGGGCAAGGGCCAGTTGTTACTAGAGCAGCAGCACCCCGAGGCAGCCCTAGACTGTTTCGAAGCGGCCCTAGAGCGCGACCCCGACTTACCGATGGCGTTAGCCGGTAAAGGACAAGCGCTGCAGCAACTAGGCCGCAGCCAAGAGGCACAACCCCTCTTAGACCAGGCCGCCGCCAACGGTGTCGAACACGTCAATTTACTGCAGGCCCTAGATCCAGGTAGCGTGGGCCAGCGGGCCGCCCTAGGGGTAGGTGCTGGAGCCGCCGCCTTGACCGCCTTGAAAACAGCGCTTTTCTGA